From Anopheles darlingi chromosome 2, idAnoDarlMG_H_01, whole genome shotgun sequence, the proteins below share one genomic window:
- the LOC125959453 gene encoding ryncolin-4-like translates to MQLSACFFVFCATICMVASDQSADHTEAADTEESEISLNGSENLYHVVAASDVTPNNLPTYTEKPFYSSCRDVPSNVSGYYPFRVSNESETFLGYCEQEKLGGGWLLIQFRFDGSVDFYRNWTEYRDGFGDTQTEFWIGLERLHRLTSATPHELAVQLRDYTELNAYAWYKEFEIGSESEQYELKKLGRYVGSAGDSMRQQQGMKFSTKDRDNDVDSTTHCAQKHEGAWWYSHCSEANLNGRYIREKNEKALYWYFFHDNYEGLDYSKMMIRPAV, encoded by the exons ATGCAGTTGAGTGCTTGTTTCTTCGTGTTTTGCGCGACGATCTGTATGGTTGCGAGTGACCAAAGTGCCGACCACACCGAGGCCGCAGACACtgaagaaagtgaaatttcGTTGAACGG ATCGGAAAACCTGTATCATGTCGTAGCTGCATCGGATGTTACTCCAAACAATCTACCAACCTACACAGAAAAACCGTTCTACTCCTCGTGCAGGGATGTACCGTCGAATGTCTCAGGCTACTATCCGTTCCGTGTCAgcaatgaaagtgaaacatttCTTGGGTACTGCGAACAGGAAAAACTAGGCGGTGGATGGCTTTTGATTCAGTTCCGGTTCGATGGATCGGTAGATTTTTACCGTAATTGGACCGAATACCGCGATGGATTCGGCGACACTCAGACAGAGTTTTGGATCGGTCTTGAAAGATTGCACCGGTTGACATCTGCCACTCCCCATGAATTAGCCGTTCAATTGAGGGATTATACGGAGCTCAACGCGTATGCTTGGTACAAGGAATTTGAAATCGGAAGTGAATCTGAGCAGTATGAGCTGAAAAAGCTTGGGAGATATGTTGGTAGTGCTGGTGATTCGATGAGGCAGCAACAGGGGATGAAGTTTTCGACCAAAGACCGAGACAATGATGTAGACAGTACAACACATTGTGCCCAAAAGCATGAAGGCGCCTGGTGGTACTCGCATTGCAGCGAAGCAAATTTGAATGGAAGGTACATACGAGAGAAGAACGAAAAAGCATTATATTGGTATTTTTTCCACGATAACTACGAAGGTTTGGACTACTCAAAAATGATGATTCGCCCAGCAGTGTAG